GGAAAATCTTTGTCAAAGATGTGTATGTATTTCTGTTCTTGCAACAAAGCTGATTCATATAAAGTACACACACTAAATCCTCTCTCCTAATCATGCCCTTTGAAAAGCctgcattttctctttgcttACAGGCAGTTGTGGTCATGGTGGGATTGTGAATATCAGCCAGCCCTATGTTGTACAGCTGAACTGGAGAGGATTTTCCTTCAAATATGGTTCCTGGGGTAGGGATTCCTCTCTTCGGACCCCGCAGAAGGACCTATACTGGGTGGCACCTTTGAACCCAGATGGGAGACTCTTAGAATCTTACAGACTTCATAATTCCTATGATGATTTGCTGCTATTAAAAAATGCTCGAGAGTTAAACATTCAATATGGGGAAGGCAGTGGCACCGCAGTTTACAATAACTTCATGTATTACAATGTATATAATTCAAGAGATATGGGCAAGCTCAATTTAAACACAAACACATTGGCTGTGAGGAAAACTCTGCCGAATGCTGCTTATAGTAACCGTTTCTCTTATGCTGGTGTTGGGTGGCAAGATATGGACTTTGCTGTGGATGAAAGTGGATTGTGGGTAATTTATTCAACCGAGGACAACAAAGGTAAAGTTATGATTAGCAAACTCAATGAGACCACACTTGATGTGCTCCATACTTGGAATACAAGGCAGTACAAGCCATCCATTTCCAACGCTTTCATCATCTGTGGTGTTCTATATGCCACAAGACCTGTCAACACTAggaaagaggaaatattttaCACATACGACACAAACACTGAACAGGAAGGTAAAATTAGCATAATTATGGATAAAATGTTAGAAACAATTCAAAGTATCAACTATAACCCCTCAGACCGAGTCCTGTATGTTTACAATGATGGCTACCTTGTTAAATACAATCTTATTTTTCAACCTGTGTTACACTGATATGAATATACACAACAACTAGAGATCACACAAAGTCCGATTTTATATCCCTTTGGGCAATGTGAATGTTAAATTAGGGCCTAATCCTACCAAGAGTCGCTCCTGGGCATAAGGTTTATTCCCATGAGCTGTCCCATTGAAGGATAATAAGCTCTATGCCTGGTAACAATTGGGTGCAGGATTAGGTTCATAGCTTTTTAACTGGTGTTTAGCTACAATGGCACCAGGAGTACTAGAAATGCCTCTGCTATAAAAATAGATTAAATAGATGACTTAGTGATGCACAGAACATGCATTGTGATAGGGAGATTGCTCACACACTGACGTGCATTTGGAGGAATGTCTGTATTTGGATGACACATGGAAACTGAACTGCTGTTTTGTCGTCACTGCTCAAAGTATGCAAAGCCATAAATATCATATTAAATATTGGCCTCAAATAATTACTAAAAGATTAAAATTAGAGGAGAATTAGAATTTGATCTTTAAAGAGCAGCCATTGGTTAAGCTGAAGCTGTGGAAACGGTTGCCTTGTCTCCTTCTTGCAACCCATCAATGTATTTTAGCTGGCAGGGCTCCAATGCATTACTTTCCTAAAGTTGCACTTCATGAAAAAACCTTATTAACCATTTTTGGATGGTTGCATTTTCTTAGCACTGTGTcctgggggcctgatccaaagcccaatgaaagcAGTCCCTTGGTATATGGCACATGCTACAACAGAACATAAGCTATGCCATCCTACATGCTCCACTTAGTCCTCTGAGTCCATTTAGTCTGCAATTACTCTGAGCTCCATTAGCATCTTTCAAAAACACTCTGAAAACAAGGAGCCAAATTAATAACCAGTATAATTCCATTGGCATCAATTACCTTACCTCGGGGGTGAATCTGGCACGATATATCAGTTACAGACTACTGAAGTTGGGACAAAATCAGTCAtatgctctttatttttaaaatgccacttATAAGATTTTTGTATCAATATCTGTACTGTAATCATGTCAGAAATAATGAGATGAACAGTTATGAAAATGCAGTAAATGTTTGCTGGTTTTCTTTTATTAATCCTATCTTTGTCTTCTTATAATCTGGATCAGTAGATGTGaattattaatttttgtttaataaagtgTTATAAAAATCCAAACCCTATAGTTTGTCATTGCACAACAGCTGGGAAATTTTGGGATGCGGCAAGAAGCCAGCTTCACCAAACAATATTAGAAACAGAAATCATACTCCTTTGGGCTTAGAGTGTTTAAGAGCCCCTGGAACAACACAAAGGTGTCAATCAATATATCAGTAACTAGAGGAGGGACTTTATTTCCACTCATTGAAATATGTTCACCAGTTAGATTAACATTCTCCACCAAGTTGAGATGTTACTTGAGAGGTCTGAGGCTGATGACACATTTTTAAGTCAGATGCTGCCACTTACCAGGTATCTGCATCTGTTTCCTGAAagtgtgtgaaatgaatttgaaAGCCAGCCATCACTGGCACAGTAATCTGATCCATGAGCATGGGCCTTTAAAGAATTCACAATAGTTCAACTGAGGGTTTGTTTAACTATAAAAAGCTAAAAGACAGCAGAGAATTTCTTGCTTCACATTTTTTGGGATGGCATCCCATTAATTCCCAAGGGTTGCCCTATTCACAGGCATAAAAGGCAGCTCTATATGGCATCACATTTTAAGGAGCAATttggggctagatccacaaagaggaCTTAGgttcagtgttgcaacacctaactttaggTCCCCTGCCACTTAGTGGAATCTCCAGCCCTGACTCAGGTACACAGGCTCCCTATAAATGTATGTggagagttgggcacctaagagtgggattcacagaagctgaGTGGGATGTTGCTGAAGTTAGCCAGTCGCAACTGCTGAGGGTTGGGCTTGAGTCCACGTAATGCCACTTTGGATTCACGGCTGTGAACCCTCTGCTGGAATTAGGTGTTTAACCCAGGTCAGCCCTGtctgaagggggaaaagaaaagacaaCTTGGAGGTTGTGATGCCCTTTTATACACAGTATTTAAAGCATTCAGCTTGGCTGTGGGAGACtagggttcaaatccccactcttctTGTGTCAGAGCAAGCACTTGAACCTAGGTCTTTCACTGCCCAAGTGACTATGCTAAGCACTGGGCTACAggaagagtggggggaggggctttctTAATCTCACCCGTTGAAGCTGCTTcactttgtatgaaatacttaaatagttAGTGGGCCAAAGAGCAGTCAGAATGACTCTATAACAGTGGGATTACAGTATCTAGTTTACAGACCCAAGTTCTAGTCCTGCACCAATGACCGTTTAAGCCTGGACCACTACTGAGTTCTAAGCTGTCACCGCATCTTATTGTCACTGTGAGAAATCTTGTGATTAGCAACAAACTTGCTAGTAGCAGGCAGGGCCAAACCAGTCAACTTTCTTTTGTAGGAGGTTCCTATTTACCAAACAGGCTGTGCAATGTCAGCTCACTCTGTATCTAATATCAGAAAGACTAAAGCAAAGGGCAAGTCTAGCCGATTTTGTGCATTTCCCACTTGCAATTTTTGAGTGTCACATCAGCTGGACAGCTCCATGCCTTTCTGTACTGTCCAAAGAGAGAGTGCCTCTTCACAGTCATGGAGATGCCTAATTTAGGGTAGGTCCCAAATGGCCTCATACTGTAAATGAGTTTCTGATCTGGTACTCTCCAATTTACAAAGAGGAGCACGGTGTCCCCAGTCCCTGCACAGGCTTGCAAAATTGAACAGCAATGCAACGGGAAAGCAAGCGCCTTCCATTGAAGCAAATGACaaaacttcctttttcttcaatGGGAGTGAGACTGCAATGAACCAAAACCTGGACACAAATTCGGTTGTTTAGAGATCCATTCCTGATGGGATTCCTCTCCACAGTCTTGTATCTTGGCCTGTCTCTCTGTCATCTCCTTGTGGATATTTTGCTATCTATTTCATTGTAACTTGGTTAAAACTGAGCCATTCTCAGTCACCATTGACAGTACTACCATCCTTCATGTCACTCAGATGCATCACGAGGGTCATCTTTGACTTTTCACCATCTCTAGAGCCATGCATCCAAGCTGTATCCAAGCCTTGCCACTTCTTCCTCCCTTGCATTTCCATTATCAGGCCTATTCCCTCAGTCTGAATGACTCAAATTCTCTCCGGTGCTTATCTGCATCCTCTCGGACCTTCCTGGCACCCACCTCACTTTCCTGTCTAGTCAAAATGATGTTGCAAAGTCACCTTTTTGACCTGTCACAGTGACAATGTCAGTCCCCTTCTTGAGTCCCATAGAACATGTCATATGCAAGCTTTTTGTTCCTCCTTTATGGGCCTTTCACAACCTAACCCTTCCCCACTTGCCTACTCTTGTATCCAACcctgcctcttctgctctgcCAATGCTGTCAGCCCCTATCGTCCATTAGTTCACCTGTCACACAAGCGCCTTCCCAAAGACTCACTGCCAGACTGGAACtttgcccaggtctcctgaactcTGGGTATAGATGCATTGCCCCTTTCAGACTATGGATCATTGGGGCCTTGTGTTGGATGtaaccctgttttactgctcctcCTATCTTCCCCCTCCATTCATCCCTGTGTGATGaagtatttccctttcctatattcctTGTActattctggtgtgtgtgtgtttactccAGGGGATGTGGAGCAGGTATtcttgggttggaagggacacaTCTGTACATGCTCATGCACCATGCATTTCATAAGCACAGGTGTATACCTGGCACAGTTCACCCCCGTCCCTGATACCTGCCCTTTCTGCAGCGTGAGGGAGACGCTGGCACATGTCTATTTGGAGTGTGCCAGGTTTCAGCCCcttttccagctcctccagaaccttctcCTAAGGTTCTGACCACACTTCCCCCTGCACCACTTGGTTTATGCACACGCAGTCCATATCCTCATGAAATCATGAGACCgcctcatcaacctcctcctggcgctgGCCGAGGTGGCCATCTATAATGCCAGGAAGAGGATGCTGGACAAGGGCCATGTTCATGGGGCCATGGACAGGGTGTGCATAAATCAGGAGGTGTGTGGAAAAGTTCAGTCAGAACCTTAGGAGAAGGTTCTGAAGGAGCCAGAAAAGGTGCTGCAATAT
This region of Chrysemys picta bellii isolate R12L10 unplaced genomic scaffold, ASM1138683v2 scaf2975, whole genome shotgun sequence genomic DNA includes:
- the LOC135980382 gene encoding olfactomedin-4-like, with translation CIFSLLTGSCGHGGIVNISQPYVVQLNWRGFSFKYGSWGRDSSLRTPQKDLYWVAPLNPDGRLLESYRLHNSYDDLLLLKNARELNIQYGEGSGTAVYNNFMYYNVYNSRDMGKLNLNTNTLAVRKTLPNAAYSNRFSYAGVGWQDMDFAVDESGLWVIYSTEDNKGKVMISKLNETTLDVLHTWNTRQYKPSISNAFIICGVLYATRPVNTRKEEIFYTYDTNTEQEGKISIIMDKMLETIQSINYNPSDRVLYVYNDGYLVKYNLIFQPVLH